In 'Nostoc azollae' 0708, the following are encoded in one genomic region:
- a CDS encoding peptidylprolyl isomerase, whose amino-acid sequence MSKVIIVSHEDIVDHVRITCQIPNLLEAVATRRTIVDTAVQEGIQIEIQELQQAADSLRLANKLIKAEDTWAWLEKHYLSLDNFEEIAQLNLLSAKLANHLFADKVEPFFYAHQLDYTGAVTYEVILDDEDLALEIFYSLQEGEISFQEIARQYIDNAEIRRAGGYQGIRKRNDFRPEIASAIFAANPPQILKPIITPKGAHIIMVEEIIKPQLNEQMRLKIMGELFTNWLKQQVNTLEIVAKLIEHQNPPSSSEKLSEAS is encoded by the coding sequence ATGTCAAAAGTTATAATTGTTTCCCATGAAGATATTGTTGATCATGTAAGAATAACTTGCCAAATCCCTAATTTATTAGAAGCGGTCGCCACCAGGAGGACTATTGTTGATACTGCTGTTCAAGAGGGTATTCAAATCGAAATCCAAGAACTACAACAGGCAGCAGATAGTCTTAGATTAGCCAATAAACTGATTAAAGCAGAAGACACTTGGGCTTGGTTAGAAAAACATTATCTCTCTTTGGATAATTTTGAAGAAATTGCCCAGCTCAATCTACTATCAGCCAAGTTAGCTAATCATTTATTTGCAGATAAAGTTGAACCATTTTTTTATGCTCATCAACTCGATTATACTGGAGCAGTAACTTATGAAGTAATATTAGATGATGAAGATTTAGCTTTAGAAATATTTTATTCTCTGCAAGAAGGAGAAATAAGTTTCCAAGAAATTGCTCGTCAATATATTGACAATGCAGAAATTCGTCGTGCTGGAGGATATCAAGGTATTCGGAAACGTAACGATTTTAGACCAGAAATAGCATCGGCAATTTTTGCAGCTAATCCACCGCAAATTCTCAAACCCATAATTACACCTAAAGGAGCGCATATTATTATGGTTGAAGAAATTATTAAACCCCAGTTAAACGAACAGATGCGCTTAAAAATTATGGGAGAGTTATTTACAAATTGGTTAAAACAACAAGTTAATACATTAGAAATTGTCGCCAAACTCATAGAACATCAAAATCCCCCATCTTCTTCAGAGAAGTTGAGTGAAGCCAGCTAA
- a CDS encoding HetP family heterocyst commitment protein: MIKGNYEQNKQFNKILQQSQFREIIKAIILGKYSWACILFLHFSGCDPLDYIPHETYSKLIRENYIFAEDNHDSIHENKLRLPGIKLSWINLNNENHSSN; the protein is encoded by the coding sequence ATGATTAAAGGAAATTACGAACAAAATAAACAGTTCAATAAGATACTTCAGCAGTCACAATTTCGAGAAATTATCAAAGCTATCATCCTTGGTAAATATTCCTGGGCTTGTATTCTATTTCTCCATTTTTCTGGATGCGATCCTCTAGACTATATACCTCATGAAACTTACAGTAAGTTAATCCGAGAAAACTATATCTTTGCTGAAGATAATCATGATTCAATTCATGAAAACAAATTAAGACTACCTGGTATAAAATTAAGCTGGATTAATTTAAATAATGAGAACCACAGCTCAAATTAA
- a CDS encoding T3SS effector HopA1 family protein, producing the protein MQLLDSLHTQLSELPEQLQISLQDIATQIEIASHHCIKHPKHKTIALPESVIPRFEQLPLEMQQQHLKLQLRNFIYSVYYNVASKPIISADEKESNRKIKQNLENKNLFGIDLEFYDRLHTRNKSEGYWSHNWQVVREETDGTLAVHKNGLTLHVDPNLHLLPTVTSWVVGKFVSIKMPKNLVQNGFYMAVANAGSQNGHNITRIYFNLTPEGAAAVMESLTVQLNNIPISFSFKALYNPPDYGRYDSAVLYFNKDQYEIVHPALERIYADNQSYFDEPVPLFTKQLAPGLACAEEPNQKFGDKESFGTNRCQIIANALVTAWQQGEHSPDKRMASIFKQFASHKIQLQRPYLNANSEDIYTPLS; encoded by the coding sequence ATGCAACTATTAGATTCACTCCATACACAACTGTCCGAATTGCCGGAACAATTGCAAATATCACTGCAAGATATTGCGACTCAGATTGAAATTGCATCTCACCACTGTATTAAACATCCAAAGCACAAAACCATAGCGTTGCCAGAGTCGGTCATACCTCGCTTTGAGCAGTTACCATTAGAGATGCAGCAACAGCATTTAAAACTACAACTGCGTAATTTCATATACAGTGTTTATTATAACGTTGCCTCAAAGCCTATTATCAGTGCTGATGAGAAGGAAAGCAATAGGAAAATTAAGCAAAATCTTGAAAATAAGAACTTATTCGGCATAGATTTAGAATTTTACGATCGCTTACATACCAGGAACAAAAGTGAAGGCTACTGGAGTCATAACTGGCAGGTGGTCAGGGAAGAAACGGATGGCACTTTAGCAGTGCATAAGAATGGGTTAACACTGCATGTTGATCCAAATTTGCATCTGTTACCAACAGTTACCTCTTGGGTTGTTGGTAAGTTTGTATCTATCAAAATGCCAAAGAATTTGGTACAAAACGGGTTTTATATGGCTGTAGCTAATGCAGGCTCCCAAAATGGTCATAATATTACGCGAATATACTTTAATTTAACACCAGAAGGGGCAGCCGCCGTAATGGAAAGTTTAACAGTCCAACTAAATAATATTCCCATTTCTTTTTCCTTCAAAGCACTATATAATCCTCCCGATTATGGACGTTATGACTCAGCCGTGCTTTACTTTAACAAAGACCAATATGAGATAGTTCACCCAGCATTAGAAAGAATCTATGCAGATAATCAATCCTATTTTGATGAACCAGTGCCTTTGTTTACTAAGCAATTAGCACCGGGGTTAGCGTGTGCAGAAGAACCAAACCAAAAATTTGGTGATAAAGAAAGTTTTGGTACAAATCGTTGTCAAATTATCGCTAATGCTTTAGTTACTGCTTGGCAGCAAGGTGAACATAGTCCAGATAAAAGAATGGCATCTATTTTTAAGCAGTTTGCATCACACAAGATTCAGTTACAACGTCCTTATCTTAATGCTAACTCTGAGGATATTTACACTCCCTTGTCTTAA
- a CDS encoding phosphotransferase, with product MPFLLSSQNVFNYLISQGLCNLEEQSLSQIELKAAKNFNLLVSLPDGSQFLVKQERLNREGKTRGEFINEWQVHNFFRTFLEISHLRSCLSEVIHFDAENSIIVFNYLNDYRDLAEFYGLENIFPTNIPRSIGANLASIHRLTINRQDYRAFFQTSDNIINHTTSTLSRGLDRITPEVFGSVPADGLKFFALYQRYDNLDQAITDLSNAVNPCCLTHNDLKLNNILLSLNWHTAIHPESRLIDWEKGAWGDPASDLGAIIASYLQIWLYSMVTSKTTPIEESLRLAAIPLQLLQPSLSSLVIEYLTNFPEILELRSNFLQLVLQFSGFCLIRAIQAKLQYERTFGNSGICILQVAKSLLCRPQASMTTIFGMEASDLTPTSLSHV from the coding sequence ATGCCATTTCTCTTGAGTTCTCAAAATGTTTTTAACTATCTAATTTCCCAAGGACTGTGTAATCTAGAAGAACAGTCATTGAGCCAAATTGAGTTAAAAGCTGCCAAAAACTTTAATTTATTAGTCAGCTTACCAGATGGTAGTCAATTTTTAGTCAAACAAGAGCGTCTGAACCGAGAAGGTAAAACTCGTGGTGAGTTTATTAATGAATGGCAAGTACATAATTTTTTTCGAACATTCCTAGAAATTAGTCATTTACGCTCATGTTTATCAGAAGTAATTCATTTTGATGCTGAAAATTCCATCATTGTTTTCAATTATCTTAATGACTATCGTGACCTAGCAGAATTTTATGGACTAGAGAATATCTTTCCTACTAATATTCCTCGGTCAATTGGAGCGAATTTAGCATCAATTCATCGTTTAACTATCAACCGTCAAGATTATCGGGCGTTTTTCCAAACCTCTGATAATATAATAAATCACACAACTTCTACCCTATCTAGGGGATTAGATAGAATTACACCAGAAGTTTTTGGTTCAGTTCCTGCGGATGGTTTAAAATTCTTTGCACTTTATCAACGTTACGATAATTTAGATCAGGCGATCACAGATTTGAGTAATGCGGTCAATCCTTGTTGTTTAACTCACAATGACCTCAAACTCAACAATATTCTTCTCTCGTTAAATTGGCACACAGCCATTCATCCAGAATCACGCCTTATTGACTGGGAAAAAGGCGCTTGGGGAGACCCCGCTAGTGATTTAGGTGCAATTATTGCTAGTTATCTGCAAATCTGGCTATATAGCATGGTAACTAGTAAAACAACACCGATTGAAGAGTCTTTACGTTTAGCTGCAATTCCCTTACAACTGCTACAACCGTCCCTCTCATCCTTGGTAATTGAATATTTAACCAACTTCCCGGAAATTTTAGAACTTCGTTCTAATTTCCTGCAACTAGTTCTCCAATTCTCTGGTTTTTGTCTAATTCGTGCTATTCAAGCCAAATTGCAATATGAGAGGACTTTTGGTAATTCTGGTATCTGCATTCTCCAAGTGGCCAAGAGTTTATTGTGTCGTCCTCAAGCATCTATGACCACAATTTTTGGGATGGAAGCATCAGACTTGACCCCCACATCCTTATCTCATGTTTGA
- a CDS encoding M16 family metallopeptidase, which yields MLNFLVKGRKLKFSLKFSKSWRFISAFVVACLLTFNFPWAATATAKHYTDLQFTPLSEVKLPKYERFVLDNGLVVYLMEDHELPLVSGTTLVRTGSRWEAGDKSGLAEIVGSVMRTGGTLKHSADELNEILEQRAAAVEISIGEAVGSASFDSLSEDLETVFGLFAEVLREPAFAQEKLDLEKTQTKGSIARRNDDPSSIANREFKKLIYGQDSPYSRTVEYATLEKITREDLLRFYQQYFYPNKMILGIVGDFNAKKMRSLIQAKFGDWKPNPKISKTLLPEVSQANLGGVFFVNQPQLTQSNILIGHLGGSFNNPDYPALDVMNGVLNGFGGRLFNEVRSRQGLAYSVYGSWSPRHDYPGMFIAGGQTRSDATVQFIKSLEAEIKRMQNEKVTTQELNYAKDSTLNSFVFNFQDPSQTLSRLMRYEYYGYPADFLFHYQKAVTATTTADIQRVAKKYLKPENLVTLVVGNQTAIQPPLTQLAAKVTPVDVTIPGSQTQAQNSSK from the coding sequence ATGTTGAATTTTCTGGTGAAGGGTAGGAAATTGAAGTTTTCACTAAAGTTTTCCAAGAGTTGGCGGTTTATTTCGGCTTTCGTTGTTGCCTGTTTGTTAACGTTTAATTTTCCTTGGGCGGCGACAGCAACAGCAAAGCATTACACAGATTTACAATTTACTCCTTTGTCGGAGGTAAAGTTACCCAAGTATGAACGTTTTGTACTGGATAACGGTTTAGTTGTTTATTTAATGGAAGACCATGAGTTACCTTTGGTAAGTGGGACTACACTTGTGAGAACGGGAAGCCGTTGGGAAGCAGGTGATAAAAGCGGGTTAGCTGAGATTGTTGGTTCCGTAATGCGGACTGGTGGAACTCTCAAACATTCAGCTGATGAGTTAAATGAGATTTTGGAACAACGGGCTGCGGCGGTAGAAATTAGTATTGGTGAAGCTGTTGGTAGTGCTAGTTTTGACAGCTTGAGTGAAGATTTAGAAACTGTATTTGGGCTGTTTGCTGAGGTGTTACGAGAACCAGCATTTGCTCAAGAAAAGTTAGATTTGGAGAAAACACAGACTAAGGGTAGTATTGCTCGCCGCAATGATGATCCTAGTAGTATAGCCAATCGGGAGTTTAAAAAATTAATTTATGGTCAAGATAGCCCATACTCTCGCACAGTAGAATATGCGACCTTGGAGAAAATCACCCGTGAAGATTTGCTGAGATTTTACCAGCAATATTTTTATCCCAATAAAATGATTTTAGGGATTGTGGGAGATTTTAACGCCAAAAAAATGCGATCACTCATTCAAGCCAAATTTGGCGACTGGAAACCAAATCCTAAAATCTCCAAAACTCTATTACCAGAGGTTTCACAAGCTAATTTAGGCGGTGTGTTTTTTGTCAATCAACCCCAACTCACCCAAAGTAACATTCTCATTGGTCATTTAGGTGGTAGTTTCAATAATCCCGATTATCCAGCCTTGGATGTGATGAATGGGGTATTAAATGGATTTGGTGGACGCTTATTTAATGAAGTGCGATCGCGTCAAGGTTTAGCATACTCTGTATATGGCTCGTGGAGTCCCCGTCATGATTATCCAGGTATGTTCATCGCCGGCGGACAAACCCGTTCTGATGCCACAGTTCAGTTTATCAAATCCTTGGAAGCAGAAATCAAGCGGATGCAAAATGAAAAAGTGACAACACAAGAACTGAATTATGCTAAAGATTCTACCCTCAATTCTTTTGTATTCAATTTTCAAGACCCCAGCCAAACCTTATCTCGGTTAATGCGCTACGAATATTATGGTTATCCCGCTGATTTTCTGTTTCACTATCAAAAAGCTGTCACCGCAACCACAACAGCAGATATACAAAGAGTAGCTAAAAAATACCTCAAACCAGAAAATCTCGTAACTTTAGTAGTAGGTAATCAAACCGCTATTCAACCACCATTAACACAGTTAGCTGCTAAAGTGACGCCAGTAGATGTAACTATTCCCGGTTCTCAAACCCAAGCACAGAACTCTAGCAAGTAA
- a CDS encoding M16 family metallopeptidase, which produces MIFCLGVTPQAAIALEPTQSLIQPYLDQVVKQLTEFRLDNGLKFIVLERHQVPVVSFLTYADVGGIDESDGKTGVAHFLEHLAFKGTKRIGTIDYKAEKPLLESLEQLDTQIRTAKSQGKNDDLAKLETEFKSLESQALKLVKQNEIGQIVEQAGGVGLNANTSTEATRYFYSFPANKLELWMSLESERFLDPVFREFYKEKDVILEERRMRVENSPVGLMVEKFIDTAFKVHPYRRPVIGYDEDIRNLSPKDVKQFFDSYYVPNNLVIAIVGDVKPNEVKKLAQVYFGRYPAKLKAQAKITPEPKQTEPREFTLKLPTQPWYFQGYHRPGITHPDNAVYDIIGSLLSDGRTSRLYKSLVEKQSLALAAHGVSGFPGDKYPNLILFYALTSPGHTVDDLAIALGKEIEKLKTEPVSTTELQRVKTQARAGLLRSLDSNMGMAQQLLEYEVKTGSWRNLFKQLENIAAVTPADIQRVAQVTFTRENCTVGKLLSKEG; this is translated from the coding sequence ATGATATTTTGTTTGGGTGTAACACCACAAGCTGCAATCGCACTGGAACCTACCCAAAGTTTAATTCAACCATATTTAGATCAAGTAGTTAAGCAATTAACAGAATTTCGCCTTGATAATGGCTTGAAGTTCATTGTTTTGGAAAGACACCAAGTGCCAGTGGTTTCTTTTTTGACTTATGCTGATGTGGGTGGGATAGATGAATCAGATGGTAAAACAGGTGTAGCTCACTTTTTAGAACATTTGGCTTTTAAAGGGACAAAACGTATTGGGACAATAGATTACAAAGCCGAAAAACCGCTACTAGAAAGTTTAGAACAGTTAGATACCCAAATTAGAACTGCTAAATCCCAAGGTAAAAATGATGATTTAGCAAAGTTAGAAACTGAGTTTAAATCATTAGAATCTCAAGCACTGAAACTAGTCAAACAGAACGAAATCGGGCAAATTGTTGAGCAAGCGGGGGGTGTAGGTTTAAATGCGAATACTTCCACCGAAGCTACACGTTATTTCTACAGTTTTCCGGCTAATAAGTTGGAACTGTGGATGTCTCTGGAGTCAGAAAGATTTTTAGATCCTGTATTTCGGGAGTTTTATAAAGAAAAAGATGTGATTTTGGAAGAAAGACGGATGCGGGTAGAAAACTCTCCCGTTGGTTTGATGGTTGAGAAATTTATTGATACTGCTTTCAAAGTTCATCCCTACAGACGACCAGTGATTGGTTATGACGAAGATATTCGCAATTTGTCACCGAAAGATGTGAAGCAGTTTTTTGACAGTTATTATGTTCCTAACAATCTAGTGATCGCTATTGTCGGTGATGTTAAGCCTAATGAGGTGAAAAAATTAGCACAAGTTTACTTTGGACGTTATCCGGCTAAACTTAAAGCCCAAGCAAAAATCACCCCCGAACCTAAGCAAACTGAACCCAGAGAATTTACCTTAAAGTTACCTACTCAACCTTGGTATTTCCAAGGTTATCACCGTCCAGGTATCACCCACCCCGATAATGCAGTTTACGACATTATTGGTAGTTTATTGAGTGATGGGCGCACTTCACGATTGTATAAGTCTTTGGTGGAAAAGCAGAGTTTAGCCCTTGCGGCTCACGGTGTAAGTGGGTTTCCTGGTGATAAATATCCCAATTTGATCTTATTTTATGCTCTCACATCTCCAGGTCATACAGTTGATGATTTGGCAATCGCACTGGGAAAAGAAATCGAAAAGTTGAAAACTGAGCCTGTCTCCACAACTGAGTTACAGCGAGTGAAAACTCAAGCGCGGGCTGGTTTGTTACGTAGTCTTGATTCCAATATGGGTATGGCGCAGCAGTTATTGGAATATGAAGTGAAAACCGGCTCTTGGCGGAATTTATTTAAGCAGTTAGAGAATATTGCAGCAGTGACACCTGCTGATATTCAGCGTGTAGCACAGGTGACTTTTACCCGGGAAAATTGCACTGTTGGTAAGTTGTTGTCGAAGGAAGGATAG
- a CDS encoding TetR/AcrR family transcriptional regulator produces the protein MRVFNSPPPSEAQTRTRILQAAQRLFASQGFDGTTTRDLAQAAGVAEGTLFRHFTNKKAILVEVATNGWVDILTDLLTELSEMGSYKAVAQVMRRRMWNLRKNADMMRVCFMEVQFHPDLRDRIQTEVITKMTDVAEAFFQTAMDKGIYRQMDANLVAKVFLGMFAVAGFSDNTLIEPNASPQEMQLMAEGLADIFLNGVLAKES, from the coding sequence ATGCGAGTTTTTAATTCTCCCCCACCATCAGAAGCACAGACGCGCACCCGCATTCTTCAGGCTGCACAGCGGTTATTTGCATCTCAGGGATTTGATGGTACTACTACCCGCGACTTGGCGCAAGCAGCGGGTGTGGCTGAGGGTACTCTATTTCGTCATTTCACTAATAAAAAAGCTATTCTAGTCGAAGTGGCCACAAATGGCTGGGTTGATATTCTCACAGATTTACTGACAGAGTTAAGCGAAATGGGCAGTTATAAGGCTGTAGCCCAGGTTATGCGCCGTCGGATGTGGAATTTAAGAAAAAATGCCGATATGATGCGCGTGTGCTTCATGGAGGTACAATTTCACCCAGATTTGCGCGATCGCATTCAAACAGAAGTGATCACAAAAATGACTGATGTAGCTGAAGCATTCTTCCAAACCGCTATGGATAAAGGGATCTATCGCCAAATGGATGCTAACCTAGTCGCCAAGGTATTTTTGGGAATGTTCGCTGTTGCCGGCTTTTCTGACAACACCCTCATTGAACCTAATGCATCACCTCAAGAAATGCAGCTAATGGCTGAAGGACTGGCTGATATCTTTCTCAATGGTGTATTGGCAAAAGAATCTTAA
- a CDS encoding PPC domain-containing protein, with amino-acid sequence MNKAFVAALGKIIIFPVTLLTMGISINTVFAQKNTIINSSNLYKPLPINGSTEIKDTLSDQDIPTGQGGFARDYTMKLTKGDNLAIDLSSDNFDSIITLLSPNGSTVAENDDGPDGTSNSLLFTRITQTATYIIRVRSFGETGLGKFQLKVTKLQPVK; translated from the coding sequence ATGAATAAAGCTTTTGTTGCGGCTTTGGGAAAAATTATTATCTTTCCTGTCACGTTGCTGACGATGGGGATATCTATCAATACAGTCTTTGCTCAAAAAAATACTATTATTAACAGCAGTAACTTATATAAGCCACTTCCTATTAATGGAAGTACGGAAATTAAAGATACATTATCAGACCAAGATATTCCCACAGGTCAAGGAGGATTCGCCCGTGATTATACCATGAAATTAACCAAAGGTGATAATTTAGCTATTGATTTGTCTTCTGATAACTTTGACAGCATTATTACTCTGTTATCACCCAATGGTTCAACAGTGGCAGAAAATGACGATGGGCCCGATGGTACAAGTAATTCTCTGTTGTTTACCCGCATCACCCAAACAGCAACTTACATTATTCGCGTGCGGTCTTTCGGAGAAACTGGGTTAGGCAAATTTCAACTCAAAGTGACAAAATTGCAGCCAGTGAAATAA